TGCATATGCATAGGTTCCATATGCAGCGTAGGAGCTTGGCAGACACGACCTACATTGCCGTCTTCGCATGAATATTATGCATCGTGCATCTTGTATTGTTGGTGGGATAGCAGTGGATGCTCTTTAGTTCGATGACATAGAGGTACAAAAATTAAAAGGGGTACAAGTTGGCAGCACTTTTGCTAAATGGGGTAATTAGAATGAAAATTATGTAAATGGGGTAATTAGGGGGGTAAAAACAGGAATTGACTCTTTAAAAAATGAGCCAGCTAGATTACACATGCTAGTCAATATAGATCATTAGTCATCATTAAACATTTATTATCGAGCAGTTGCACATGCTGCAAGGCAACTCGATCAAACCTCTATGAATATTACTACCTCTGTTCACGTTTAATTGACGCGAGGAATGTACATGCATAAAGCTATTTTCTCTGCACAACTCGCGTCGATTTAAaccgaacggagggagtagttttcaaacaaaaaaaactcTATGAATATTCGTCGGGCAGCATCTTTTGTGAACGTAGCGAAAACCGAAATTTGAATGGATTATTTGATCGTGATTGCCCAACCACTACAGCGTTGCATAATAAAGTAGTCAATTAACAATGAAGCCGACCAGCATGGGTCGTAAGTTTTAATAAGTTCAGTACATTGCCGATGTGGAAGTATTGGATCCTACGGCCAGACTGGGTTTCAATCTAGAGAGAGCATGGTTGAATTTCCATCACTGGAATTTTATATTGTGACGGTACGAGATGCAGCGAGCTCCTTCTCCTGGCCGTCCCGGTAACGATCATCTCCATGTCAAGCTCATCTGGCCCAACTCCAGCGGGGAGGCTCCAGTCGAAATAGTAGAGAAGCCTCACCGTGATGAGCTCGAGCGTGGCTAGACCAAAGTTGCCGCCGGGGCACATCCTCCTGCCGCTCCCGAACGGCAGGTACTCATACTGCGTGCCGTTGTAGTCTTGCGCTCCTCCATCCTCGAACCTCTCCGGCCTGAACTCCTCCGCGTCCTCGCCCCAGTGCATGGGGCTCCTCGCCATCGCCCACGCATTGACCATGACCCTGGAGCCCGACGCAACCTCGAACCCGCCGATGTCGCAGGTCTCCCGGCAGACACGGGGGAGCAGGAGCGGCACTGGCGGGTGCAGCCTCAATGCCTCCATGATCACCATCCTTGTGTAGGGCAACATGTCCATACAGCCCTCGTGGTCTTGTGCGCTcgtatgctccaatgcttgtcggaTCTCCATCTGCGCCTTCGCCATCGCCTCTGGATTTCGTATGAGCTCCGACATGATCCACTCGGCAGTCGACGAAGTCGTGTCTGTCCCCGCGGTGAACAAATCCTATGAGATTTGAAAATCAATGATAATATGACCACCTTTTCTCTCGTCTTCTTTCTTAATTAATGGAGTAGGAAAATATATATTTGCCTCAtttcaaaaacaaaaacaaaaagtaGTTATAAATTGAGAAAGTAAAGATACGGCCTTCCTTCACCACTTACCACCACGACTGCCTTGATGTTTGTGGTGCCGATGGGGAACTCAAGCTCCCCCTCGTCCTTGACCCTGAGCATGACGCTCAGAAGGTCATCGGCCGCCGCCGTCTTCTTCCCCTCTCGCCGCGCCTCGCACCTACCGATGATTTCGTCAAAGACAGCATCGAGCTGCCGGCGCGCTCGCCAGAGCCGGCGTCTCAGCCCGGTGACGACGTCCACGAACCACAGGGACGGGAAGAGGTCCCCGACGCAGAGCCCACTGCTTAGCTCCAGCACCACCGCGATCGCGGACAAGAACTGCTCCTGGAGGTCGGCGTCGCACGCCTCGCCGAACGTGGCCTTGGCGGTGATCGAGTTCGTGCAGGACATGAGCAGCCTGCCGAGGTCGACCGGCTCGCCGCCTCCGCCGGCCGCGGCGCGCTGGACAGCTCGGACCAGGGCAAGGGTCTCGTCGTCCCTGATGGCCGCGAACTGCCTCACCTTCCGCGCGCTGAGGAGCTCCACCGTGCAGATCTTGCGCAGCGTCCTCCAGTACGCGCCGTAGGGCGCGAAGGCCACGTCCAGGTTCCCGTAGCAGACGATCTCCGTGGCCACGAAGCTCGGCCGCGACGCGAAGGCCAGGTTCGTGTCGCGGAGCACCTCCTGCGCGGCCGCCGGCGAGGATATCACCACGGTGTCGACCTGGCCCAGCCGCAGGTACATCACCGGGCCATGCTTCCTCGCCAGGTCCCGGAGAGCCACCGGCGGCTCCGAcgtgaggaggtggaggaggttcCCGATTAAGGGGAGACGCCGTGGACCAGGAGGCCACCTCGTCTTTTTGGAATCCGGTGTGGATCTCCGGCCAAGTAGTACGGAGACAAGAATCGCCAGTGAAACGAGAGCGACAGAGAGGAGAGAGGCTGCGCTTAGCTCCATGAGAATGGTTTTCATTTAATCTGGAGGCAGGAGCTTGCAGGCGCACTATTAGTAGTCAATGTTTCCGAGTTATGTGGACGATCTGCGCGCTGATAACGTACATAATAATCTGAGTTATTTGGACACGCTTCCGAGTTCCGACCAGATCTTTGTCCTCTCTAGCACGCCTCAGTTTTGTCCTGGTGGGGGCGTGGGGCAACATGGGCTGAGTCACTGTCTATAATAAATCTAATAAAGTCATCAAAATTTTAAAAGATAAAATCATCTACAGTATCAAACACAACAAGTCTATCTATCTATTATGAGATCTCATCTATATATCTGTACATATATAAAAATTGGAAGGTAGCTTTCCGTGTTCCACGCCTCCTTGCACCAGAGCTactattactccctccgtctacAAAAGAGTGTCAAAGGTTTGTCAAAttttagatgtatctatacactaatttgaatttgga
This region of Lolium perenne isolate Kyuss_39 chromosome 2, Kyuss_2.0, whole genome shotgun sequence genomic DNA includes:
- the LOC127337247 gene encoding cytochrome P450 99A2 — protein: MKTILMELSAASLLSVALVSLAILVSVLLGRRSTPDSKKTRWPPGPRRLPLIGNLLHLLTSEPPVALRDLARKHGPVMYLRLGQVDTVVISSPAAAQEVLRDTNLAFASRPSFVATEIVCYGNLDVAFAPYGAYWRTLRKICTVELLSARKVRQFAAIRDDETLALVRAVQRAAAGGGGEPVDLGRLLMSCTNSITAKATFGEACDADLQEQFLSAIAVVLELSSGLCVGDLFPSLWFVDVVTGLRRRLWRARRQLDAVFDEIIGRCEARREGKKTAAADDLLSVMLRVKDEGELEFPIGTTNIKAVVVDLFTAGTDTTSSTAEWIMSELIRNPEAMAKAQMEIRQALEHTSAQDHEGCMDMLPYTRMVIMEALRLHPPVPLLLPRVCRETCDIGGFEVASGSRVMVNAWAMARSPMHWGEDAEEFRPERFEDGGAQDYNGTQYEYLPFGSGRRMCPGGNFGLATLELITVRLLYYFDWSLPAGVGPDELDMEMIVTGTARRRSSLHLVPSQYKIPVMEIQPCSL